From the Thermovirga lienii DSM 17291 genome, one window contains:
- a CDS encoding Radical SAM domain protein (PFAM: Radical SAM superfamily~COGs: COG1031 Fe-S oxidoreductase~InterPro IPR006638: IPR007197~KEGG: tai:Taci_0927 radical SAM domain protein~PFAM: Radical SAM domain protein~SMART: Elongator protein 3/MiaB/NifB~SPTR: Fe-S protein, radical SAM family), translating to MRPKALLLDGYVDEPACFGVPPYISPYVRYVYGVLSYYNFDIRYETADSWRKVDNESAIKESQIIVIVAGMTVPGRYRGGSPITLSEIKRILSIPRKGVLFMGGPILHGYSLKGGTKAIKLDLHGVDCLCYGDIEAVLGHFLKTNEIDPCRKRTYDNDFSLWASLGAEVVIKHPWYPWIIAEIELSRGCDRLKGHCSFCSEGTIKKYEERPIKSISQEVKALYQQGVKAFRLGRCANILAFGGTKNDKGIMPNPNAIEDLYLSIRTEAPDLEVLHTDNCNPLSIVNYPDEAASALEKIATHNTEGDVLSLGLENLDPKVAKLNNLKVDYRGALFAVQLINQIGNHTKRPKGLPALLPGLNFLYGLPGEDRESLDINKRFLEELIYEGLAVRRINIRQVIGGLEGTYFSQIIKDHPSKIKEREFHKWKDWVRKEVDPVFLKRVAPTGTIIKDVKIEEINGHICYGRPLGSYPLLVGVIAEGIKEGDVIPQVLITEHGRRSVTGVPCPIRVNSCSIATYEALPGIGRSRAKRLLLKRPFTNFEEVCSALDDPSLLEPYREELDFSD from the coding sequence ATGAGACCTAAAGCTTTATTATTGGATGGATACGTTGACGAACCAGCATGTTTTGGAGTGCCTCCTTATATCTCACCGTACGTTAGGTATGTCTACGGTGTATTATCTTATTACAACTTTGATATTCGATACGAAACAGCGGATTCCTGGCGAAAAGTAGATAATGAAAGTGCCATAAAGGAATCCCAAATTATAGTCATAGTAGCCGGAATGACCGTACCGGGGCGCTACAGAGGTGGCTCTCCTATAACTTTATCCGAGATAAAACGTATCCTGTCTATCCCAAGAAAAGGTGTCCTTTTCATGGGCGGTCCAATCTTACATGGATACAGCCTAAAAGGTGGCACAAAGGCCATTAAGCTTGATTTGCATGGTGTGGACTGCCTTTGCTACGGTGATATTGAGGCCGTACTGGGCCACTTTTTGAAGACAAACGAAATAGACCCCTGTAGGAAAAGAACATACGATAATGATTTCTCTCTATGGGCCAGCTTGGGAGCTGAAGTGGTGATCAAGCACCCTTGGTATCCTTGGATCATAGCAGAAATAGAATTGTCCAGAGGCTGCGACAGACTTAAAGGGCATTGTAGCTTTTGTTCTGAGGGCACAATAAAAAAATATGAAGAAAGGCCAATAAAGAGTATCTCCCAAGAAGTAAAGGCTCTTTACCAGCAAGGAGTAAAAGCTTTCAGGCTTGGAAGATGTGCAAATATATTGGCCTTTGGCGGAACAAAGAATGATAAGGGGATAATGCCCAATCCCAACGCAATAGAGGACTTGTATTTATCAATTAGAACTGAGGCTCCAGATCTTGAGGTCCTTCATACCGATAACTGTAACCCTTTGAGCATAGTAAATTATCCAGATGAAGCAGCTTCAGCCCTCGAAAAAATAGCCACTCACAACACGGAAGGGGACGTTCTTTCCCTTGGTCTTGAGAATTTAGACCCGAAGGTGGCTAAACTAAATAATTTGAAAGTTGATTACAGAGGCGCTCTTTTTGCCGTGCAGTTGATCAACCAAATAGGCAATCACACCAAAAGACCTAAGGGATTACCGGCTCTGTTGCCTGGACTCAACTTTCTTTATGGGCTGCCTGGCGAAGACCGTGAGTCATTGGACATAAACAAAAGGTTCCTTGAAGAACTTATCTATGAAGGCCTTGCTGTAAGGAGGATCAATATCCGTCAAGTTATAGGGGGTTTGGAGGGGACTTATTTTTCTCAGATAATAAAAGATCATCCCAGTAAGATAAAGGAAAGAGAGTTCCATAAATGGAAGGATTGGGTAAGGAAGGAAGTTGATCCTGTTTTCCTAAAGCGAGTAGCCCCCACAGGCACAATAATAAAAGACGTCAAAATAGAGGAAATAAATGGACATATATGCTATGGTCGTCCTCTGGGGAGCTATCCCTTGCTAGTAGGAGTAATAGCTGAAGGAATCAAAGAGGGAGATGTTATACCTCAAGTGCTGATAACGGAACATGGAAGACGATCTGTGACTGGAGTACCTTGTCCTATCAGAGTAAACAGTTGCTCCATTGCCACTTATGAGGCTTTGCCAGGAATTGGAAGGTCCAGAGCCAAACGACTTCTTTTAAAAAGACCTTTTACAAACTTCGAAGAAGTTTGCTCAGCCCTAGACGATCCTTCCCTCTTGGAGCCGTACAGGGAGGAATTAGATTTTTCTGATTAG
- a CDS encoding transposase mutator type (PFAM: Transposase, Mutator family~COGs: COG3328 Transposase and inactivated derivatives~InterPro IPR001207~KEGG: slp:Slip_1151 transposase mutator type~PFAM: transposase mutator type~SPTR: Transposase mutator type), whose amino-acid sequence MAQYNITIDSELLHQLFLSDSKDSGVSKLLESVLNQVLQAQATEQLRAEAYERTEERRGYRNGTYPHRLTTRVGSLVLRVPRLRNGKFSTELFSRYQRSEQAFILALMEMVVNGVSTRKVSEITEELCGVRISKSLVSELCRRLDPVIEAWRDRSLKDKEYPFLIVDALVIRVREENRVLHRSMLICVGVNREGIREVLGFVVGDSESEESWGDFFGWLKDRGLRGVDLVVSDDHKGLVKALRRNFQGSSWQRCQTHFIRNILSASPKGLQGELKTRIQAILHAPDMGTARMLLMRVLEEYEEKAPKAMRILEEGFDDAVAILSLPEKYRKRLRTTNSVERLNEEIRRRERVIRIFPSRESAVRLLGAVLLEIDNKWAGGRKYLDMDEYYEYLSQQQSRSSPKIYCL is encoded by the coding sequence ATGGCTCAGTACAATATTACCATCGACTCAGAATTACTGCATCAGTTATTTTTGTCGGACAGTAAGGATTCTGGAGTATCTAAGTTATTGGAGTCGGTATTGAATCAAGTTCTTCAAGCCCAGGCAACGGAACAATTGAGAGCAGAGGCTTACGAGCGGACAGAGGAAAGACGAGGGTATCGCAACGGAACATACCCGCACAGGCTTACGACGAGAGTAGGGAGCCTTGTTTTGAGGGTGCCCAGGCTTCGTAATGGCAAGTTTTCTACGGAGCTTTTCAGCAGATATCAGAGGAGCGAACAGGCCTTTATTTTGGCTTTGATGGAGATGGTAGTAAATGGGGTATCAACCCGTAAGGTATCTGAGATAACCGAGGAGTTATGTGGAGTAAGGATATCCAAGTCATTGGTGTCGGAATTATGCAGGAGGCTGGATCCAGTTATAGAAGCGTGGAGAGATAGGTCTTTGAAGGATAAGGAGTATCCCTTTCTGATTGTAGATGCATTGGTTATAAGGGTGAGGGAAGAAAACAGGGTCTTACATAGGAGCATGCTTATATGTGTGGGTGTGAACAGAGAAGGTATACGAGAAGTTTTGGGGTTTGTGGTAGGAGATAGCGAATCAGAGGAGAGCTGGGGGGATTTTTTCGGTTGGTTGAAAGATAGAGGTTTAAGAGGTGTGGATTTAGTGGTATCTGACGACCACAAGGGATTAGTAAAGGCTTTGAGGAGAAATTTTCAGGGGTCAAGCTGGCAGAGGTGTCAAACTCATTTTATACGGAACATACTATCTGCTTCACCTAAGGGTCTTCAGGGGGAGCTCAAGACTCGGATACAGGCTATTTTGCATGCTCCGGATATGGGGACAGCCAGGATGTTGTTGATGAGGGTTTTAGAGGAATACGAAGAAAAAGCTCCTAAGGCGATGAGGATTTTGGAAGAGGGATTTGACGATGCTGTGGCGATATTGTCTTTGCCGGAGAAGTATCGTAAGCGTCTGAGGACGACCAACAGTGTGGAGAGATTGAATGAGGAGATAAGGCGTAGGGAGAGGGTTATACGGATATTTCCAAGCAGGGAATCGGCAGTAAGGTTGCTTGGCGCAGTTCTTCTTGAGATAGACAACAAGTGGGCTGGTGGAAGGAAGTACCTTGATATGGATGAGTACTATGAATATCTTTCACAACAGCAATCTAGATCAAGCCCTAAAATCTATTGCCTTTAA
- a CDS encoding Holliday junction DNA helicase subunit RuvA (PFAM: RuvA, C-terminal domain; RuvA N terminal domain~TIGRFAM: Holliday junction DNA helicase, RuvA subunit~COGs: COG0632 Holliday junction resolvasome DNA-binding subunit~InterPro IPR003583: IPR000085: IPR013849: IPR011114~KEGG: tai:Taci_0923 RuvA domain protein~PFAM: DNA recombination protein RuvA domain I; RuvA domain protein~SPTR: Holliday junction ATP-dependent DNA helicase ruvA;~TIGRFAM: Holliday junction DNA helicase RuvA) — MLRYLEGTVFEKKQDTIGLMVGGFGFLIQCSKKVMETTILGEQKGLYTYLHVSENGFSLFGFQDEEELEVFQMLMKVKGVGAKSAMSFMRFLNLEEITRAIAFSEIALLTTVPGVGKKTAERICFELKQKMLKHGDSKPDLALDAHISNSVTEAMITLGFSPGEAVRAIRGALEKKGGFSSEEELLQAALQEVQVRKTYSD, encoded by the coding sequence ATGCTCCGCTATCTTGAGGGTACAGTTTTTGAAAAAAAACAGGATACCATTGGACTGATGGTCGGTGGGTTTGGTTTCTTGATCCAATGCTCAAAGAAGGTCATGGAAACGACCATTTTAGGAGAGCAAAAAGGGCTTTACACTTATTTGCATGTAAGCGAAAACGGCTTCAGCCTTTTCGGTTTTCAAGATGAAGAGGAGCTTGAGGTGTTTCAGATGCTGATGAAAGTAAAAGGGGTTGGAGCCAAGTCAGCTATGTCATTTATGCGTTTCTTAAATCTGGAAGAAATTACACGTGCCATAGCTTTTTCGGAAATAGCCCTGTTGACGACCGTCCCTGGTGTGGGTAAAAAAACTGCAGAAAGAATATGCTTTGAGCTGAAGCAAAAAATGTTAAAACATGGAGACTCAAAACCAGACCTTGCCTTGGATGCTCATATAAGTAATAGCGTTACCGAAGCCATGATAACGCTGGGATTTTCTCCGGGCGAAGCTGTAAGAGCTATACGAGGAGCGCTGGAGAAAAAGGGCGGTTTTTCTTCAGAAGAAGAGCTGCTACAAGCAGCACTACAAGAAGTTCAGGTCCGCAAAACTTACAGTGATTAG
- a CDS encoding NAD+ synthetase (PFAM: NAD synthase~TIGRFAM: NAD+ synthetase~COGs: COG0171 NAD synthase~InterPro IPR003694~KEGG: tai:Taci_0926 NAD+ synthetase~SPTR: NH(3)-dependent NAD(+) synthetase;~TIGRFAM: NAD+ synthetase), with product MYRDPALLADKISEWLALKIKEAKKSGGIVGLSGGVDSAVVAALLRRVCGKDMLALILPCQSLASDIEDAKLVAEVLDVPYRELDLTSTYETLMKEAEALEGPFERLPAANVKPRLRMTALYLFGQQRNFLVCGTGNKAEITMGYFTKYGDSGVDVLPLGDLLKGEVFKLAEYLGVPEKIYKKPPSAGLWEGQTDEEEMGISYHMLDLYLAGKEVPPDVAEKIRKASLRAEHKRKTPPICKIG from the coding sequence ATGTATAGGGATCCGGCACTTTTAGCCGATAAAATAAGTGAGTGGCTGGCCTTAAAGATAAAAGAGGCCAAAAAATCTGGAGGAATTGTGGGACTCAGTGGAGGAGTCGATTCAGCCGTTGTTGCAGCCTTACTGAGGAGAGTCTGCGGTAAAGATATGCTAGCTTTAATTTTGCCCTGTCAGAGCTTAGCTTCTGATATAGAAGATGCCAAGCTGGTTGCTGAGGTCCTTGATGTTCCATATCGTGAATTGGATCTTACATCGACATATGAAACCCTAATGAAAGAAGCAGAAGCCCTCGAAGGACCTTTTGAAAGGCTTCCTGCAGCCAATGTTAAACCACGGCTCAGGATGACAGCCCTATACTTGTTTGGGCAACAAAGAAATTTCCTTGTATGCGGAACTGGCAATAAGGCAGAGATAACCATGGGGTATTTTACTAAGTATGGAGATTCTGGAGTTGATGTGTTGCCACTAGGGGACTTACTCAAGGGGGAAGTTTTCAAGTTGGCAGAATATTTAGGTGTACCGGAGAAGATATATAAAAAACCCCCTTCTGCTGGACTGTGGGAAGGGCAGACCGATGAAGAAGAAATGGGAATAAGTTATCATATGCTAGATTTGTATCTCGCAGGCAAAGAGGTTCCACCTGACGTCGCAGAAAAAATAAGAAAAGCAAGTTTGCGAGCAGAACACAAACGGAAAACGCCACCTATCTGTAAGATAGGGTAA
- a CDS encoding Holliday junction DNA helicase subunit RuvB (PFAM: Holliday junction DNA helicase ruvB C-terminus; Holliday junction DNA helicase ruvB N-terminus~TIGRFAM: Holliday junction DNA helicase, RuvB subunit~COGs: COG2255 Holliday junction resolvasome helicase subunit~InterProIPR003593: IPR004605: IPR008824: IPR003959: IPR 008823~KEGG: tai:Taci_0922 Holliday junction DNA helicase RuvB~PFAM: AAA ATPase central domain protein; Holliday junction DNA helicase RuvB domain~SMART: AAA ATPase~SPTR: Holliday junction ATP-dependent DNA helicase ruvB;~TIGRFAM: Holliday junction DNA helicase RuvB): MGKNTENLLTPSGKPAEDELKLRPKSLDEFIGQEKIKEKLLIYIEAAKNRGEPLDHCLLYGPPGLGKTTIAGIIANEMNGQLRVTTGPALERPGDLAAILTNLQPNDVLFIDEIHRLPSVVEEILYPGMEDYHLDIIVGKGPMARNIRLKLPPFTLIGATTRLGLLTSPLRSRFGIVEQLTLYNPEELAKIVSRGAMVLGVKVTEDGALVIGERSRGTPRIALRLLKRVRDVAQVKNCSVIDGPLAETALEMLGVDHMGLDESDRKYLKVMISLFGGGPVGLTTLSAALNEEPQTIEDIYEPFLIQLGLIEKTPRGRKATIKSYRYLGIEPNIPAWEQEQLNLEE, translated from the coding sequence ATGGGGAAAAACACTGAGAATCTTCTTACCCCTTCTGGCAAACCTGCGGAGGACGAATTAAAGCTACGTCCCAAATCTTTGGACGAATTCATAGGCCAAGAAAAGATAAAAGAAAAGCTGCTCATATATATAGAAGCAGCCAAAAATAGGGGAGAACCTTTGGATCACTGCCTTCTTTATGGACCTCCAGGGTTGGGCAAAACAACTATTGCAGGAATAATAGCCAATGAAATGAACGGCCAACTGAGGGTAACAACGGGACCAGCCCTGGAAAGGCCAGGAGACTTGGCGGCAATATTGACAAACCTGCAACCCAACGATGTATTGTTCATTGACGAGATACATAGGCTTCCTTCGGTAGTCGAAGAAATATTATACCCAGGTATGGAAGACTATCATCTGGACATAATTGTGGGTAAGGGGCCCATGGCAAGGAACATAAGGCTTAAGCTTCCTCCATTTACGCTCATCGGAGCCACCACTAGGTTGGGCTTGCTAACATCGCCGCTTCGCTCCAGATTTGGCATAGTGGAGCAGCTGACTTTATATAACCCAGAGGAGCTGGCTAAAATAGTAAGTAGAGGAGCAATGGTGCTTGGAGTGAAGGTAACCGAAGATGGGGCTTTGGTCATAGGGGAAAGATCCAGGGGAACCCCCAGGATTGCCCTACGACTTTTGAAAAGGGTAAGAGACGTGGCTCAGGTAAAGAATTGTTCCGTAATAGATGGTCCTCTTGCAGAAACAGCCCTTGAGATGCTGGGCGTAGATCACATGGGGCTAGATGAAAGCGACAGGAAATATCTTAAGGTTATGATTAGCCTATTCGGTGGAGGACCGGTAGGCCTCACCACTCTGTCCGCAGCACTTAACGAGGAACCACAGACCATAGAAGATATATATGAACCATTTCTTATCCAATTAGGATTAATTGAAAAAACCCCAAGGGGGCGCAAGGCGACCATAAAAAGTTATCGGTACTTGGGAATAGAGCCCAATATACCTGCTTGGGAACAAGAACAATTGAACTTGGAGGAATAA
- a CDS encoding protein of unknown function DUF28 (PFAM: Domain of unknown function DUF28~TIGRFAM: DNA-binding regulatory protein, YebC/PmpR family~COGs: COG0217 conserved hypothetical protein~InterPro IPR002876~KEGG: aco:Amico_0867 protein of unknown function DUF28~PFAM: protein of unknown function DUF28~SPTR: Putative uncharacterized protein) produces the protein MAGHSKWANIKHRKAAQDAKKGREFQKHIRAIMVAAREGGADPALNIRLKAALERARAANVPNDNIEKAIKKGVGDVEGVKYEEVIYEGYGTSGVAVMVETLTDNRNRTASEMRYIFSRNGGTLGETGCVSWLFDRKGIIYVKGDNLDEDELLMTCLEAGAEDMTKAEEGYAISTDPSLLSEVREALEKAGYLVVKTEMDMIPKTTVSINSPDDAAKILKLMDALEDHDDVQKVYANFDIPDEILEGMAG, from the coding sequence ATGGCAGGTCATTCAAAATGGGCAAATATAAAACATAGAAAAGCTGCTCAAGATGCAAAGAAAGGCAGAGAATTTCAGAAACATATACGCGCCATTATGGTTGCGGCCAGAGAAGGAGGAGCAGACCCAGCTCTTAATATAAGACTTAAGGCGGCTTTAGAGAGAGCAAGAGCGGCAAATGTCCCAAATGACAATATCGAAAAAGCCATCAAGAAAGGCGTAGGAGATGTAGAGGGAGTCAAATACGAGGAAGTAATCTACGAGGGGTACGGCACCTCAGGTGTTGCTGTAATGGTAGAGACTCTAACAGACAACAGGAACAGGACAGCATCTGAGATGCGATATATTTTCAGCAGAAACGGCGGAACCCTGGGCGAGACCGGTTGCGTATCATGGTTGTTTGATAGAAAAGGAATAATCTACGTAAAAGGAGATAACCTTGACGAAGATGAACTTCTTATGACCTGCCTCGAAGCGGGGGCTGAGGACATGACTAAGGCGGAAGAAGGCTATGCCATCTCTACAGATCCCTCGTTGCTCTCAGAAGTAAGAGAAGCCCTTGAAAAGGCAGGTTATTTGGTCGTGAAGACCGAAATGGATATGATCCCCAAAACAACTGTGTCCATAAATTCTCCTGATGATGCAGCAAAAATTTTGAAATTGATGGACGCATTGGAGGATCATGATGACGTTCAAAAAGTATATGCAAACTTTGACATACCTGATGAAATATTAGAAGGAATGGCAGGATAA
- a CDS encoding Holliday junction endonuclease RuvC (PFAM: Crossover junction endodeoxyribonuclease RuvC~TIGRFAM: crossover junction endodeoxyribonuclease RuvC~COGs: COG0817 Holliday junction resolvasome endonuclease subunit~InterPro IPR002176~KEGG: aco:Amico_0866 crossover junction endodeoxyribonuclease RuvC~PFAM: Crossover junction endodeoxyribonuclease RuvC~PRIAM: Crossover junction endodeoxyribonuclease~SPTR: Crossover junction endodeoxyribonuclease ruvC;~TIGRFAM: crossover junction endodeoxyribonuclease RuvC): MSLCLGLDPGIGRLGYAFVSKEGDTFKAVNFGCIETSPKKNLTERLLDVHITLGKMIEENKPDLLAVEKLFFGRNTTTAEVVYQVRGIILLNAGLQKIGVVEPKPTQIKMAICGHGRATKRQVQLMVQRTLGLAKPPTPDDVADALATAIAGLLLHEFAQKTGGPIDAPLS; this comes from the coding sequence ATGTCATTGTGTTTGGGACTGGACCCGGGGATTGGCAGATTGGGATATGCTTTTGTAAGCAAAGAAGGCGATACGTTTAAGGCGGTAAACTTTGGCTGCATAGAAACGTCTCCGAAAAAAAACTTAACGGAGCGCCTTCTTGATGTGCATATTACATTGGGTAAGATGATTGAAGAAAACAAACCCGATCTTTTGGCGGTAGAAAAGCTTTTTTTTGGGAGGAATACCACAACAGCAGAGGTGGTATATCAAGTAAGAGGAATTATACTCTTGAACGCTGGATTGCAAAAAATTGGGGTCGTGGAGCCCAAACCAACCCAAATTAAAATGGCAATATGTGGTCATGGCCGTGCGACCAAGAGGCAGGTTCAGTTGATGGTTCAAAGAACCTTGGGACTGGCTAAGCCCCCGACCCCTGACGATGTTGCCGATGCTTTGGCTACAGCTATCGCAGGTCTTTTGTTACACGAGTTTGCCCAAAAAACAGGAGGACCTATTGATGCTCCGCTATCTTGA
- a CDS encoding hypothetical protein (PFAM: Protein of unknown function (DUF2905)~KEGG: saf:SULAZ_0213 hypothetical protein~SPTR: Putative uncharacterized protein) has translation MFSSIGKTFLFLGGVLIFLGLVFILIGNANLPFGKLPGDIVIKKPRVVFIFPITSMLILSIILTLLLNLFTKFLK, from the coding sequence ATGTTTAGCAGCATAGGCAAGACGTTCTTGTTTTTGGGTGGGGTTCTTATCTTTTTAGGATTAGTCTTTATTTTGATTGGCAACGCTAATCTTCCTTTTGGGAAATTACCCGGTGACATAGTAATAAAAAAACCAAGGGTAGTGTTCATATTCCCAATAACCAGCATGCTCATACTAAGCATAATTTTAACACTACTTCTAAATCTTTTTACTAAATTTTTAAAATAA
- a CDS encoding SpoIID/LytB domain protein (PFAM: Stage II sporulation protein~TIGRFAM: SpoIID/LytB domain~COGs: COG2385 Sporulation protein and related protein~InterPro IPR013486: IPR013693~KEGG: aco:Amico_0862 SpoIID/LytB domain protein~PFAM: Stage II sporulation protein D~SPTR: SpoIID/LytB domain protein;~TIGRFAM: SpoIID/LytB domain protein), translated as MRKEPNLFKVCILSLVFAFIVGLVGIETAWATGTSLKIGLATNQRTGYVFSKSMLYFKDASGKSFKASGKVLLKTNSPKKIYVNDKSATLPLAITSKTPIYWENRPYRGWLQIYPSSQGFNVINVISVEQYLRGVLKMEVNPAWQMEALKAQAVVARTYALRNKGKHSSQGFDLCALPHCQVYRGINAEDPKLDRAITSTKGLVLYYGSKLAVTPYHSDSGGYTANVWDVWSGNIPYLKAQKEPFSYVSPYSNWRAVIPLGELESKLKKNGINLGKIQRITIAKRDEGGRAVSILIEGTGGRKTIKASKFRMIAGSDKIRSTNFEIKGVGKNRSTPTGRLSNQLSEEAVLNDHDGKLLSSLVKEGVFSTEELMDMLVHPERKPHYLRVALQRQSGTKSKTSYYFASSNDNALVLEGRGWGHGVGMSQWGAKSMAEHGWDFKKILMYYYPGTKLKKIY; from the coding sequence ATGAGAAAAGAGCCTAATCTTTTTAAAGTTTGCATTTTAAGTTTAGTGTTTGCCTTTATTGTGGGGTTGGTTGGTATAGAAACGGCATGGGCCACTGGCACCTCCTTGAAGATTGGCCTAGCGACGAACCAAAGAACAGGGTATGTCTTTTCCAAGAGCATGCTTTATTTCAAAGACGCCTCTGGAAAAAGTTTTAAGGCTTCAGGAAAGGTTCTTTTAAAGACCAACTCTCCTAAAAAAATATACGTAAATGACAAGTCCGCCACTTTACCTCTAGCTATCACCAGTAAAACTCCGATATATTGGGAAAATCGCCCGTACAGAGGATGGCTACAAATTTATCCTTCTTCTCAGGGATTCAACGTCATCAACGTGATAAGCGTGGAGCAATACCTTAGGGGAGTCCTCAAGATGGAGGTAAACCCCGCTTGGCAAATGGAAGCTTTAAAGGCCCAGGCTGTAGTGGCGAGGACCTATGCTTTGAGAAATAAAGGGAAACATAGCTCGCAGGGATTCGATCTCTGCGCATTGCCTCACTGCCAAGTCTACAGAGGAATAAACGCAGAAGATCCCAAACTAGACAGGGCAATAACCAGCACCAAGGGTTTGGTGCTCTATTACGGAAGTAAACTGGCAGTTACACCTTACCATTCTGACAGCGGAGGATACACTGCAAACGTCTGGGACGTTTGGAGTGGTAACATTCCTTACCTTAAAGCCCAAAAGGAACCCTTTTCGTACGTATCTCCTTATTCCAATTGGAGAGCAGTCATACCTTTGGGCGAACTTGAAAGCAAACTAAAGAAAAATGGTATCAACCTTGGGAAAATACAACGGATAACTATAGCAAAACGAGATGAAGGAGGAAGAGCAGTTTCCATACTGATTGAAGGAACCGGTGGAAGAAAAACAATTAAGGCCAGTAAATTTAGAATGATAGCTGGTAGCGACAAAATTAGAAGCACTAACTTCGAAATCAAAGGAGTAGGCAAAAATCGTTCCACCCCTACTGGGAGACTTTCAAATCAGCTTTCTGAAGAGGCTGTACTTAATGACCACGATGGGAAGCTATTGTCCTCCCTCGTCAAAGAAGGAGTTTTCTCTACAGAAGAACTAATGGACATGCTGGTACATCCTGAAAGGAAACCCCACTATCTCAGAGTAGCTCTTCAAAGACAAAGTGGGACAAAATCAAAGACATCTTATTATTTTGCTTCGAGCAATGACAACGCTTTGGTCTTGGAAGGTAGGGGTTGGGGGCACGGCGTTGGAATGTCTCAGTGGGGAGCTAAATCCATGGCTGAACACGGTTGGGACTTCAAAAAAATACTCATGTACTACTATCCTGGAACCAAACTGAAGAAAATATATTGA